The DNA window CAAATCGAAGTCCGCAAGAAACGCACCTTTGTGAAACGCGATCCGCAAGAGGCTGAACGCCTGGCCGCGGAAGAGCAGGCGCAGCGTGAAGCGGAAGAGCAGGCCCGTCGTGAAGCTGAAGAAGCAGCGAAACGCGAGGCGCAATTAAAAGCTGAACGTGAGGCCGCAGAACAAGCTAAACGTGAAGTCGCTGATAAAGCGAAACGTGAAGCTGCGGAAAAAGACAAAGTGAGCAATCAACATACCGACGAAATGACCAAAACCGCCCAGGCTGAAAAGATCCGTCGCGAGAACGAAGCCGCGGAACTGAAGCGCAAATCGGAAGAAGAAGCACGCCGCAAACTTGAAGAAGAAGCGCGCCGTGTAGCGGAAGAAGCACGCCGTATGGCAGAAGAAAACGAAAAAAATTGGTCTGAAACTTCAGACAGCCCGGAAGACACAAGCGACTATCACGTCACCACGTCACAGCATGCTCGTCAGGCTGAAGATGATAACGATCGTGAAGTCGAAGGCGGCCGCAGCCGCAGCCGTAGCAGCAAAGCGGCGCGTCCGGCGAAGAAAGGCAACAAACACGCTGAATCTAAAGCCGATCGTGAAGAAGCCCGTGCGGCCGTTCGCGGCGGCAAAGGCGGTAAGCACCGTAAAGGTTCCGCTCTGCAGCAGGGCTTCCAGAAGCCGGCGCAGGCCGTTAACCGTGATGTCGTGATCGGCGAAACCATCACCGTTGGCGAACTGGCTAACAAGATGGCGGTGAAAGGTTCGCAGGTCATCAAAGCGATGATGAAGCTGGGCGCCATGGCGACCATCAACCAGGTCATCGACCAGGAAACCGCACAGCTGGTTGCCGAAGAGATGGGCCACAAAGTTATCCTGCGTCGTGAAAACGAGCTGGAAGAAGCGGTAATGAGCGATCGTGACACCGGCGCGGCGGCTGAACCGCGCGCACCGGTTGTGACCATCATGGGTCACGTTGACCACGGTAAAACCTCGCTGCTGGACTACATCCGTTCCACTAAGGTTGCTTCCGGCGAAGCGGGTGGTATTACCCAGCACATCGGTGCTTACCATGTAGAAACCGACAACGGCATGATCACCTTCCTGGATACCCCGGGCCACGCCGCGTTTACCTCCATGCGTGCTCGTGGTGCGCAGGCGACGGATATCGTGGTTCTGGTGGTGGCGGCAGACGACGGCGTGATGCCGCAGACTATCGAAGCTATCCAGCACGCCAAAGCGGCGCAGGTGCCGGTGGTGGTTGCGGTGAACAAGATCGATAAGCCTGAAGCCGATCCGGACCGTGTGAAGAACGAACTGTCCCAGTACGGCATCCTGCCGGAAGAGTGGGGCGGCGAGAGCCAGTTCGTCCACGTCTCCGCGAAAGCCGGTACCGGTATCGACGACCTGCTGGACGCGATCCTGCTGCAGGCTGAAGTACTCGAGCTGAAAGCGGTCCGTAACGGGATGGCGAGCGGCGCGGTGATCGAATCCTTCCTTGATAAAGGTCGTGGTCCGGTCGCTACCGTTCTGGTTCGCGAAGGTACTCTGCACAAGGGCGATATCGTTCTGTGCGGCTTCGAATACGGTCGTGTGCGTGCGATGCGTGACGAACTGGGTCGCGAAGTGCTGGAAGCGGGTCCGTCTATTCCGGTGGAAATCCTCGGCCTGTCCGGTGTGCCGGCTGCCGGTGATGAAGTGACCGTGGTTCGTGACGAGAAAAAAGCGCGTGAAGTGGCGCTGTATCGTCAGGGCAAATTCCGTGAAGTTAAGCTGGCGCGTCAGCAGAAATCTAAACTGGAAAACATGTTCGCTAACATGACCGAAGGCGAAGTTCACGAAGTGAACATCGTGCTGAAAGCGGACGTACAGGGTTCTGTCGAAGCGATTTCCGATTCCTTACTGAAACTGTCTACCGACGAAGTGAAAGTGAAGATCATCGGTTCCGGCGTAGGTGGTATCACCGAAACCGACGCCACCCTGGCTGCAGCATCCAACGCGATTCTGGTTGGCTTCAACGTTCGTGCCGATGCCTCTGCACGTAAAGTTATCGAAGCGGAAAGCCTGGATCTGCGTTACTACTCCGTCATCTATAACCTGATCGACGAAGTGAAAGCGGCGATGAGCGGCATGCTGTCTCCGGAACTGAAACAGCAGATCATCGGTCTGGCTGAAGTGCGTGATGTCTTTAAATCGCCGAAATTCGGCGCCATCGCGGGCTGTATGGTTACCGAAGGGACGATCAAACGTCACAACCCAATCCGCGTGCTGCGTGACAACGTGGTTATCTATGAAGGCGAGCTGGAATCCCTGCGCCGCTTCAAAGATGACGTTAACGAAGTCCGTAACGGCATGGAATGTGGTATCGGTGTGAAGAACTACAACGACGTTCGCGTTGGCGATATGATCGAAGTGTTCGAAATCATCGAAATCCAGCGTAGCATCGATTAATCATCGGATGGCTAAGCCGCCGGGGAAGCGAAGCGCCACCCGGCAATCATTTTAAAAAGGGGCTTTAGGCCCCTTTTTTGTCTTTATTCTGGAGAATTTATTATGGCGAAAGAATTTGGTCGCCCGCAGCGCGTGGCCCAGGAGATGCAAAAAGAGATTGCTATCATCCTGCAGCGTGAAATTAAAGATCCGCGTCTGGGCATGATGACCACCGTTTCCGGTGTGGAAATGTCCCGTGACCTGGCCTATGCCAAGGTGTATGTCACCTTCCTCAACGACAAAGATGAAGCCGCGGTGAAAGCGGGCATCAAAGCGCTGCAGGAAGCCTCTGGCTTTATCCGCTCTCTGCTGGGGAAAGCGATGCGCCTGCGCATCGTGCCGGAGCTGACCTTCTTCTACGACAACTCACTGGTGGAAGGGATGCGTATGTCCAACCTGGTCACCAGCGTGGTGAAACACGACGATGAGCGTCGTGTGAACCCGGACGACAGCAAGGAGGACTGATGAGTCGTCCTCGTCGTCGCGGCCGCGACGTGCACGGCGTATTGCTGCTGGATAAGCCTCAGGGCGCCTCCAGCAACGATGTGCTGCAGAAAGTAAAGCGTATATATAACGCCAACCGCGCCGGACACACCGGCGCGCTGGATCCGCTGGCGACCGGTATGCTGCCGATCTGCCTTGGCGAAGCGACCAAGTTTTCCCAATACCTGCTGGACTCCGATAAGCGCTACCGCGTGATAGCTAAACTTGGCCAGCGCACCGATACCTCCGATGCCGATGGCCAGGTGGTGGAAGAGCGCCCGCTGACCTTTAGCGACGAACAGCTGGCGGCGGCGCTGGACAGCTTCCGCGGCGAGACGCAGCAGGTGCCGTCGATGTATTCGGCGCTGAAATATCAGGGCAAGAAGCTGTACGAATATGCCCGTCAGGGGATTGAGGTCCCGCGTGAAGCTCGGCCGATTACCGTTTATGAGCTGCTGTTTATTCGCCATGAAGGCGATGAACTGGAGCTGGAGATCCACTGCTCGAAAGGCACCTACATCCGGACGATTATCGATGATTTAGGTGAGAAGCTCGGCTGCGGCGCGCACGTGATTTTCCTGCGTCGCCTGGCGGTGAGCAAATACCCGGTTGAGCGGATGGTGACCCTCGAGCAGCTGCAGGCGCTGGTCGATCAGGCGGCGGCGCAGGATATTCCTGCCGCGCAGCTGCTCGATCCGCTGCTGATGCCCATGGACAGCCCGGCGTCGGACTATCCGCTGGTGACGATCCCGGAGACCTCCGCGGTCTACTTTAAAAACGGCAACCCGGTACGTCAGTCAGGCGCGCCGCTTAACGGGCTGGTGCGGGTGATGGAAAGCGAATCCGGCAAGTTTCTCGGCATGGGCGAAATTGACGAGGAAGGCCGCGTGGCGCCGCGTCGTCTGGTGGTGGAATACCCGGCGTAAGCGCTTTTCTTGCGATAAAAGCCTGCTACGAGTAGAATATCGCCGCTTAACGTCCGCTAAAGTGTTTTAACATTTTCGGGCGTTGCATCAGGGGTCGCTGAATTAGAGATCGGCACCCTTTCTTTCTTTTAATTTTGGAGTTCTAAAATGTCTCTAAGCGTTGAAGCTAAAGCAAAAATCGTTTCTGAGTTTGGTCGTGGCGAAAACGACAGCGGTTCTACCGAAGTTCAGGTTGCACTGCTGACTGCACAGATCAACCACCTGCAGGGCCACTTTGCAGAGCACAAAAAAGATCACCACAGCCGTCGTGGTCTGCTGCGCATGGTTTCTCAGCGTCGTAAACTGCTCGACTACCTGAAACGTAAAGATGTTGCACGTTACTCTGCGCTGATCGAGCGTCTGGGTCTGCGTCGCTAATTCTGCGAGTTTCAGAAAAAGGGGCCTGACGGCCCCTTTTTTCGACCGGGCGGCAGCAATTCATTCAAAACTCATGTATTGTTGCTAGTAATGATCTTCATGCAGAGGTTCGCGCGGCTAATGAGAGGCTTCATCCGCAGGGGCGGGTAAAGGTTGTCATTAGTCGCGAGGATGCAGAGGATCGGGTCAATAGACGCTATGTCGTAGATATGGCGTGATTTATAGATAAAAAGGATAGAATTTTGCTTAATCCGATCGTTCGTAAATTCCAGTACGGCCAGCATACCGTGACCCTGGAAACCGGCATGATGGCGCGCCAGGCAACGGCCGCTGTGATGGTTAGCATGGATGACACTGCGGTATTCGTGACCGTTGTGGGCCAGAAAAAAGCGAAGCCAGGCCAGGACTTTTTCCCGCTGACGGTTAACTACCAGGAGCGTACCTACGCTGCCGGTAAAATCCCGGGTGGTTTCTTCCGTCGTGAAGGCCGCCCAAGCGAAGGCGAAACCCTGATCGCGCGTCTGATTGACCGCCCGGTTCGCCCGCTGTTCCCGGAAGGCTTCGTTAACGAAGTTCAGGTTATCGCCACCGTGGTTTCCGTTAACCCGCAGGTTAACCCGGATATCGTCGCGATGATCGGCGCTTCCGCAGCGCTGTCCCTGTCTGGTATTCCGTTCAATGGCCCAATCGGCGCCGCGCGCGTGGGTTACATCAACGACCAGTACGTACTGAACCCAACCCAGGAAGAGCTGAAGTCCAGCAAACTGGATCTGGTGGTTGCCGGTACCGAAGCGGCCGTGCTGATGGTGGAATCCGAAGCGGAACTGTTGAGCGAAGACCAGATGCTGGGCGCGGTGGTCTTTGGCCACGAGCAGCAGCAGATTGTTATTCAGAACATCAACGACCTGGTGAAAGAAGCCGGTAAACCGCGTTGGGACTGGCAGCCGGAAGCCGTCAACGAAGCGCTGAACGCGCGCGTGGCTGCGCTGGCTGAATCCCGCCTGAGCGATGCTTACCGTATCACCGACAAACAAGAGCGTTACGCTCAGGTTGATGTGATCAAATCTGAAACCATCGCTACGCTGGTTGCAGAAGATGAAACCCTGGACGCTAACGAACTGGGTGAAATCCTGCACGCTATCGAGAAAAACGTGGTTCGTAGCCGCGTGCTGGCCGGTGAGCCGCGTATCGATGGCCGCGAAAAAGATATGATCCGTGGTCTGGACGTTCGTACCGGCGTTCTGCCGCGTACTCACGGTTCCGCACTGTTCACCCGTGGCGAAACGCAGGCGCTGGTTACCGCGACTCTGGGTACCGCACGCGATGCGCAGAACATCGACGAACTGATGGGCGAGCGTACCGACTCCTTCCTGTTCCACTACAACTTCCCTCCGTACTCCGTAGGCGAAACTGGCATGGTGGGGTCTCCGAAGCGTCGTGAAATCGGTCACGGTCGTCTGGCTAAGCGCGGCGTTCTGGCCGTGATGCCGACTATCGACGAATTCCCGTACACCGTTCGCGTGGTGTCTGAAATCACCGAATCCAACGGCTCTTCTTCCATGGCTTCCGTCTGTGGTGCCTCTCTGGCGCTGATGGACGCTGGTGTGCCGGTGAAAGCCGCCGTGGCGGGTATCGCCATGGGCCTGGTGAAAGAAGGCGACAACTTCGTCGTGCTGTCTGACATCCTCGGTGACGAAGACCACCTTGG is part of the Klebsiella quasipneumoniae subsp. quasipneumoniae genome and encodes:
- the pnp gene encoding polyribonucleotide nucleotidyltransferase yields the protein MLNPIVRKFQYGQHTVTLETGMMARQATAAVMVSMDDTAVFVTVVGQKKAKPGQDFFPLTVNYQERTYAAGKIPGGFFRREGRPSEGETLIARLIDRPVRPLFPEGFVNEVQVIATVVSVNPQVNPDIVAMIGASAALSLSGIPFNGPIGAARVGYINDQYVLNPTQEELKSSKLDLVVAGTEAAVLMVESEAELLSEDQMLGAVVFGHEQQQIVIQNINDLVKEAGKPRWDWQPEAVNEALNARVAALAESRLSDAYRITDKQERYAQVDVIKSETIATLVAEDETLDANELGEILHAIEKNVVRSRVLAGEPRIDGREKDMIRGLDVRTGVLPRTHGSALFTRGETQALVTATLGTARDAQNIDELMGERTDSFLFHYNFPPYSVGETGMVGSPKRREIGHGRLAKRGVLAVMPTIDEFPYTVRVVSEITESNGSSSMASVCGASLALMDAGVPVKAAVAGIAMGLVKEGDNFVVLSDILGDEDHLGDMDFKVAGSRDGISALQMDIKIEGITKEIMQVALNQAKGARLHILGVMEQAINAPRGDISEFAPRIHTIKINPDKIKDVIGKGGSVIRALTEETGTTIEIEDDGTVKIAATDGDKAQHAIRRIEEITAEIEVGRIYNGKVTRIVDFGAFVAIGGGKEGLVHISQIADKRVEKVTDYLQMGQEVPVKVLEVDRQGRVRLSIKEATEQTPSAAAPEVPAAEQGE
- the rbfA gene encoding 30S ribosome-binding factor RbfA translates to MAKEFGRPQRVAQEMQKEIAIILQREIKDPRLGMMTTVSGVEMSRDLAYAKVYVTFLNDKDEAAVKAGIKALQEASGFIRSLLGKAMRLRIVPELTFFYDNSLVEGMRMSNLVTSVVKHDDERRVNPDDSKED
- the rpsO gene encoding 30S ribosomal protein S15, with protein sequence MSLSVEAKAKIVSEFGRGENDSGSTEVQVALLTAQINHLQGHFAEHKKDHHSRRGLLRMVSQRRKLLDYLKRKDVARYSALIERLGLRR
- the truB gene encoding tRNA pseudouridine(55) synthase TruB codes for the protein MSRPRRRGRDVHGVLLLDKPQGASSNDVLQKVKRIYNANRAGHTGALDPLATGMLPICLGEATKFSQYLLDSDKRYRVIAKLGQRTDTSDADGQVVEERPLTFSDEQLAAALDSFRGETQQVPSMYSALKYQGKKLYEYARQGIEVPREARPITVYELLFIRHEGDELELEIHCSKGTYIRTIIDDLGEKLGCGAHVIFLRRLAVSKYPVERMVTLEQLQALVDQAAAQDIPAAQLLDPLLMPMDSPASDYPLVTIPETSAVYFKNGNPVRQSGAPLNGLVRVMESESGKFLGMGEIDEEGRVAPRRLVVEYPA
- the infB gene encoding translation initiation factor IF-2, with translation MTDVTIKALASEIQTSVDRLIQQFADAGIRKTVDDSVTSQEKQTLLTHLNREHGSAPDKLTLQRKTRSTLNIPGTGGKSKSVQIEVRKKRTFVKRDPQEAERLAAEEQAQREAEEQARREAEEAAKREAQLKAEREAAEQAKREVADKAKREAAEKDKVSNQHTDEMTKTAQAEKIRRENEAAELKRKSEEEARRKLEEEARRVAEEARRMAEENEKNWSETSDSPEDTSDYHVTTSQHARQAEDDNDREVEGGRSRSRSSKAARPAKKGNKHAESKADREEARAAVRGGKGGKHRKGSALQQGFQKPAQAVNRDVVIGETITVGELANKMAVKGSQVIKAMMKLGAMATINQVIDQETAQLVAEEMGHKVILRRENELEEAVMSDRDTGAAAEPRAPVVTIMGHVDHGKTSLLDYIRSTKVASGEAGGITQHIGAYHVETDNGMITFLDTPGHAAFTSMRARGAQATDIVVLVVAADDGVMPQTIEAIQHAKAAQVPVVVAVNKIDKPEADPDRVKNELSQYGILPEEWGGESQFVHVSAKAGTGIDDLLDAILLQAEVLELKAVRNGMASGAVIESFLDKGRGPVATVLVREGTLHKGDIVLCGFEYGRVRAMRDELGREVLEAGPSIPVEILGLSGVPAAGDEVTVVRDEKKAREVALYRQGKFREVKLARQQKSKLENMFANMTEGEVHEVNIVLKADVQGSVEAISDSLLKLSTDEVKVKIIGSGVGGITETDATLAAASNAILVGFNVRADASARKVIEAESLDLRYYSVIYNLIDEVKAAMSGMLSPELKQQIIGLAEVRDVFKSPKFGAIAGCMVTEGTIKRHNPIRVLRDNVVIYEGELESLRRFKDDVNEVRNGMECGIGVKNYNDVRVGDMIEVFEIIEIQRSID